One genomic segment of Aquipluma nitroreducens includes these proteins:
- a CDS encoding ATP-binding protein has product MSKSCILFCNCGAGVITLEKSQQIKSSLETLDADVYQLDDFCGIVLGRKDFIRAIDQQYERKIMIACYPRAIKNLLTQNDLEFSGLEVLNFRELTAGEIESKLQKDYSFAEGKVSETRIESGLDVPAWYPVIDQPLCIDCGKCFKFCLFGVYTFGDKKLKVVNPLACKNNCPACGRNCPTSAIIFPRLKEGGVLAGAEPGTEVKSKGLAADINMISTLKQRSALRRNIFRAGLVEQAEAERQKALDELKNTSKGLKM; this is encoded by the coding sequence ATGAGTAAATCGTGTATTCTCTTCTGCAATTGTGGTGCGGGTGTAATTACTTTGGAAAAATCGCAACAAATCAAATCCAGTCTTGAAACTCTTGATGCTGATGTTTATCAGCTCGATGATTTTTGTGGAATTGTTTTGGGTAGAAAGGATTTTATCCGGGCGATTGATCAACAATACGAGCGAAAAATAATGATCGCCTGTTATCCACGAGCGATTAAAAACCTGCTGACTCAAAACGATCTGGAATTTTCAGGATTGGAAGTCTTGAATTTCAGGGAATTGACGGCTGGTGAAATTGAATCAAAATTGCAGAAGGATTATTCGTTTGCAGAAGGAAAAGTTTCTGAAACACGGATTGAAAGTGGGTTAGATGTTCCTGCCTGGTATCCGGTAATCGATCAGCCATTGTGCATCGATTGTGGAAAATGTTTCAAATTTTGCTTGTTCGGTGTTTATACTTTTGGCGACAAAAAGCTGAAGGTAGTTAATCCATTGGCTTGCAAAAATAATTGCCCGGCTTGCGGTCGAAACTGTCCAACTTCGGCGATCATTTTCCCGAGACTGAAAGAAGGCGGAGTTTTGGCTGGCGCAGAGCCGGGAACAGAAGTAAAATCAAAAGGCTTGGCTGCTGACATAAATATGATCTCAACGCTGAAACAGCGCTCGGCATTACGGAGGAATATTTTCAGGGCTGGATTGGTCGAGCAGGCTGAAGCTGAACGGCAGAAAGCATTAGACGAATTGAAGAATACGTCCAAAGGATTGAAGATGTAG
- a CDS encoding IS1634 family transposase: MYSVRKVKTKSGSVAVQVVRYVGHRSIVGKHIGSAKDQIEEAVLRQRALEWIDEQTAQLSLFPAQKQKLLVVDRGECIGVTHHFAFRFFMGCFDECGLSHLPRLLLDLAIMRLIEPASKLRSVELLGYYFGIKYSQRIYRNIPKLSAYKADIEQCAYRVAQQKFNEPFYFVLYDVTTLYFESFKADEFKIQGFSKDNKSQQPQIVIGLLVTQTGFPLSYQVFAGNTFEGKTMLPVVETFTSAHPQTRPIIVADAAMLDEERLAELREKKLSYIVGARLANAELGLVKQIHATLNGKHGAIARFPSRYGYLVCDFSLKRYKKELNELNKLVQKAEELVAKQSLKVKAQFVRKVTKEKIELNTTLIEKRRLLLGIKGYCTNLPEQQLSNQMVIDRYHQLWHIEQSFRMSKFDLQTRPIYHQKQEAIKAHVLICFVALIAEKYLEIITKLSLREIRFLVWNITETHIQDRLTKQTFVFRSPTKEIMNSQLANLITKWNLLPH; encoded by the coding sequence ATGTATTCAGTACGAAAAGTCAAAACTAAGTCGGGATCTGTTGCGGTTCAGGTTGTCAGGTATGTTGGTCACAGATCGATTGTAGGCAAACATATTGGTAGCGCCAAAGACCAGATAGAAGAGGCTGTTTTGAGGCAAAGGGCATTGGAATGGATCGATGAACAAACCGCCCAGTTATCGTTGTTCCCTGCCCAAAAACAAAAACTTTTAGTTGTAGACAGGGGCGAATGCATTGGGGTGACGCACCACTTTGCTTTTCGGTTCTTCATGGGCTGTTTCGATGAATGCGGTTTATCCCATCTTCCCCGCCTGTTGCTTGATCTGGCCATTATGCGCCTTATCGAGCCTGCTTCAAAACTCCGCTCTGTTGAACTGCTGGGATATTACTTCGGCATTAAATATTCTCAACGGATTTACCGCAATATTCCAAAGTTGTCAGCATACAAGGCAGATATTGAGCAATGTGCTTACAGGGTGGCACAACAGAAGTTCAATGAACCTTTCTATTTTGTGCTGTACGATGTTACCACATTGTATTTCGAGTCGTTTAAGGCCGATGAGTTTAAAATACAAGGGTTCTCAAAGGACAACAAGTCACAGCAACCCCAAATTGTCATCGGGCTGCTGGTAACACAAACAGGGTTTCCACTGTCGTATCAGGTTTTTGCAGGCAACACATTCGAAGGAAAGACAATGCTCCCGGTTGTGGAAACGTTTACCTCAGCCCACCCGCAGACACGGCCAATTATTGTAGCCGATGCCGCAATGCTGGATGAAGAAAGGCTTGCCGAACTCAGGGAAAAGAAACTATCGTACATTGTTGGTGCACGGCTGGCCAATGCGGAACTTGGATTGGTAAAACAAATCCATGCAACATTGAACGGGAAACACGGTGCCATAGCCCGCTTTCCATCGCGATACGGTTATTTGGTGTGCGATTTTTCACTCAAACGGTATAAAAAGGAATTGAACGAGCTAAACAAGCTTGTTCAAAAAGCCGAAGAGCTGGTGGCAAAGCAGTCACTGAAAGTGAAGGCTCAATTTGTCAGGAAGGTTACTAAAGAAAAAATAGAACTCAACACGACATTGATAGAAAAAAGGAGGCTGTTGCTTGGAATTAAGGGGTATTGCACCAACTTGCCCGAACAACAACTGTCCAACCAAATGGTCATAGACCGTTACCACCAGCTCTGGCACATTGAACAATCGTTCCGCATGAGTAAGTTTGATTTGCAAACCCGCCCAATATACCATCAAAAACAAGAAGCGATCAAGGCTCACGTACTGATTTGTTTTGTCGCTCTGATAGCAGAAAAATACCTGGAAATAATCACCAAATTATCATTGAGGGAAATCCGGTTCCTTGTCTGGAACATAACAGAAACCCATATTCAAGACCGATTGACCAAACAAACATTTGTCTTCCGATCCCCCACAAAGGAAATCATGAATAGCCAACTTGCAAACCTTATTACCAAATGGAATCTGCTACCGCACTAA
- a CDS encoding TfoX/Sxy family protein, with protein MDSKIENLTQMKNIGKVVAEKLIEVGITSPEELKALGSEQAFVRLQTIDETACLSMLQALEGAVQGIRWHNLPQERKEELKEFLHLRRI; from the coding sequence ATGGATTCAAAAATCGAAAATTTAACCCAAATGAAAAACATTGGCAAAGTCGTTGCAGAAAAACTCATTGAGGTTGGGATTACCTCTCCGGAAGAACTAAAAGCCCTTGGCAGTGAACAGGCTTTTGTTCGGCTGCAAACCATTGACGAAACTGCTTGTTTGAGTATGTTGCAAGCATTAGAAGGTGCAGTACAAGGAATCCGATGGCACAATTTGCCGCAAGAACGAAAGGAAGAGTTGAAGGAGTTTCTCCATCTCCGAAGGATATAA
- a CDS encoding DEAD/DEAH box helicase: protein MTFEETGLKPEILKAIAEMGFENPTPIQEQTISHLINSTQDLVALAQTGTGKTAAFGLPVINNISMQIKEVQSLILCPTRELCLQITRDLDKFSAYIPGFKTIPVYGGADITKQIRELKSGGQIVVGTPGRVHDLIRRKLLNISAIRWMILDEADEMLTMGFKEELDAILATTPAEKQTLLFSATMPLGISEIKSKYLNNALEMSVGKRNAGAENVEHHYYVVHAKDKYATLKRIADNYPDCYAIVFCRTRMETRDVAEMFMADGYNADALHGDLSQAQRDQVMARFRSKQLQMLIATDVAARGLDVTELSHVINYSMPDDPEVYIHRSGRTGRAGKSGISVTIINMKETGRLKQIEKLSRKKFERKMVPGGEEIVEKQLFHLIERVKNVDISSGQVEKYLPQILDQFEGMTHSDIVKHFVSLEFNELLDYYKNARDLNIRVEAGRDPMGRNDRGSERSGDRMSFTKLFINAGKKQNLNASGLIGLINEYSNRRNIEIGKIDIQRKFSFFEVDSAFEKDLVNALNNQVIEGHVINIGKVQSIEGQPASREGGSFRREGSGGGYGGGRPREGRSREGGFNDRSDRPRRRRN, encoded by the coding sequence ATGACATTTGAAGAAACCGGCCTCAAACCGGAAATTTTGAAGGCGATCGCAGAAATGGGATTTGAGAATCCTACGCCTATTCAGGAGCAAACCATTTCGCACCTGATCAATTCAACACAAGATTTAGTAGCTTTAGCACAAACCGGAACAGGTAAAACTGCTGCATTCGGGCTACCAGTAATTAACAACATCTCGATGCAGATCAAAGAGGTGCAGTCGCTGATTCTTTGCCCAACGCGTGAATTGTGTCTGCAAATCACCCGCGACCTCGACAAGTTTTCGGCATACATTCCGGGTTTTAAAACTATTCCGGTATATGGTGGTGCCGACATTACCAAACAAATCAGGGAATTAAAATCGGGCGGGCAAATCGTTGTGGGTACTCCCGGACGTGTTCATGACCTGATTCGCCGGAAATTGCTCAACATTTCGGCCATTCGCTGGATGATCCTGGATGAAGCTGATGAAATGCTGACAATGGGGTTCAAGGAAGAACTGGACGCTATTCTCGCTACCACTCCGGCAGAGAAACAAACGTTGCTGTTTTCGGCCACCATGCCATTAGGTATTTCTGAAATCAAATCGAAATATCTGAATAATGCGCTGGAAATGTCGGTTGGCAAACGTAATGCAGGTGCTGAAAACGTTGAGCACCATTATTATGTGGTTCATGCCAAAGATAAATATGCAACGCTGAAACGTATTGCAGACAATTACCCCGACTGTTATGCCATTGTATTCTGCCGCACCCGCATGGAAACCCGTGATGTTGCCGAGATGTTTATGGCCGACGGATACAATGCCGACGCTTTGCACGGCGATCTTTCGCAGGCTCAGCGCGACCAGGTGATGGCCCGTTTCCGCAGCAAACAACTGCAAATGCTGATTGCTACCGACGTTGCTGCCCGTGGTCTGGACGTAACCGAATTGAGCCACGTAATCAATTATTCGATGCCTGACGATCCGGAAGTGTACATTCACCGTAGCGGACGTACCGGTAGAGCTGGCAAAAGCGGTATTTCGGTGACCATCATTAACATGAAGGAAACTGGACGACTGAAACAGATCGAAAAGCTTTCGCGCAAGAAATTTGAACGCAAAATGGTTCCGGGAGGCGAAGAAATTGTTGAGAAACAATTGTTTCACCTCATTGAACGGGTAAAGAACGTTGACATCAGCAGTGGTCAGGTTGAAAAATACCTACCACAGATTCTGGATCAATTTGAGGGTATGACCCACAGCGATATTGTGAAACACTTTGTTTCGCTCGAATTCAACGAATTGCTTGATTATTATAAAAATGCACGCGATTTGAACATCAGGGTTGAAGCAGGACGCGATCCAATGGGACGGAACGACCGCGGAAGTGAACGCAGTGGCGACCGCATGAGCTTTACCAAACTGTTCATTAACGCCGGAAAGAAACAAAACCTAAATGCTTCGGGTTTGATTGGCCTGATTAACGAATATTCGAACCGCAGGAACATCGAAATCGGGAAAATTGACATCCAACGTAAATTCTCATTCTTCGAGGTTGACAGCGCATTCGAAAAAGATCTGGTTAATGCATTGAACAACCAGGTGATTGAAGGCCATGTCATCAACATTGGCAAAGTGCAATCCATCGAAGGACAGCCCGCTTCACGCGAAGGCGGATCATTCCGCAGGGAAGGCAGTGGTGGTGGATATGGTGGCGGACGACCAAGAGAAGGACGCAGTCGCGAAGGTGGGTTCAACGACCGCAGCGATCGCCCAAGACGCAGAAGAAACTAA
- a CDS encoding iron chaperone, translated as MISKTPTNIDEYIVGFTPDIQLILNQVRSTIRHAAPDAEELIGYGMPAYKTHGRPLVYFAAFKNHIGFYATPTGHAEFAKELSTYKQGKGSVQFPIDQPLPLELIFQIVEFRVIENQKAKAKKK; from the coding sequence ATGATTTCAAAAACGCCAACCAACATTGATGAGTATATTGTAGGTTTTACTCCTGATATACAACTGATTCTGAATCAGGTCAGGTCAACCATCAGGCATGCCGCGCCAGATGCTGAAGAATTAATTGGTTATGGTATGCCAGCTTATAAAACTCACGGGAGACCTTTGGTGTATTTTGCTGCATTTAAAAATCACATTGGGTTTTATGCCACACCAACCGGACATGCTGAATTTGCCAAAGAACTTTCAACGTACAAACAAGGAAAGGGTTCTGTCCAGTTCCCGATTGACCAGCCCTTGCCATTAGAGCTTATCTTTCAGATCGTTGAATTCAGAGTGATTGAGAATCAAAAGGCGAAAGCAAAGAAGAAATAG
- a CDS encoding prenyltransferase/squalene oxidase repeat-containing protein, whose amino-acid sequence MTNPTHIPFYRQMIALLRNALNLLDEQGREEVLKFLMSQQNPDGGFQDRGGRSDLYYSLFGGLMLGAWGSGQRARSLKSEDLLPEREALEGAILKLSKFIAQQQNSEVPGFIEKCCLVLLQKELNSGQNSQIRAMISLGKSFWKERRSINLSYRGFVLFLILDAVLPFRSSLKFGAKRMLARTTIDQHSPCSEVAARVFLQKMMNQDGSKDQELLKSFACEMGGFKAFAHLNNADMLSTAVALFALSYSVYDLRLLKPSCLDFIEQNFAGGAFLSGDGDPTADVEYTFYGLLALGVLG is encoded by the coding sequence GTGACTAATCCTACTCATATTCCTTTCTATCGACAAATGATTGCTTTGCTCCGAAATGCACTGAACCTGCTGGACGAACAGGGTAGGGAAGAGGTGCTTAAATTTCTAATGAGTCAGCAAAATCCGGATGGTGGTTTTCAGGATCGTGGTGGACGGTCGGACTTGTATTATTCGTTGTTTGGTGGGTTGATGCTCGGGGCATGGGGCTCGGGGCAAAGGGCAAGGAGTCTTAAGTCCGAAGATCTGCTCCCTGAGCGCGAAGCACTCGAAGGGGCAATTCTGAAACTAAGCAAATTTATTGCTCAACAGCAAAATTCCGAAGTGCCCGGATTTATCGAGAAATGTTGTTTAGTACTTCTTCAGAAGGAATTGAATTCCGGACAAAATTCACAAATTAGAGCAATGATTTCATTGGGGAAATCATTTTGGAAAGAACGTCGGTCCATCAATTTGTCGTACCGCGGTTTTGTGTTATTTCTGATATTGGATGCTGTTTTGCCTTTTCGAAGTAGCCTGAAGTTTGGCGCAAAAAGAATGTTGGCGCGAACAACAATCGATCAGCATTCGCCATGCTCTGAAGTGGCGGCCAGAGTTTTCCTGCAAAAAATGATGAATCAGGACGGATCGAAAGATCAGGAATTGCTGAAGTCGTTTGCCTGCGAAATGGGTGGGTTCAAAGCTTTTGCTCATCTGAATAATGCGGATATGTTATCGACTGCTGTTGCTTTGTTTGCATTAAGTTATTCAGTCTACGATTTGCGCTTGTTGAAACCATCCTGTCTCGATTTCATCGAACAAAACTTTGCTGGTGGTGCATTTCTCTCCGGAGATGGCGACCCAACTGCCGATGTGGAATATACATTTTATGGTTTGCTGGCACTGGGAGTATTGGGGTAA
- a CDS encoding radical SAM protein: MGLLKNILIRSDRKCLYKFVVNMGIKGSMSFARFQKRQKKGEFFPAFNFISVTDDCNLNCQGCWVMGKEKNSRLKPEQVDRIIDDTKKMGSYFFGILGGEPLLYKPLPQIFKKHSDCYFQLFTNGTLITPEVAETLRQCANVTPLISFEGDEQVADVRRGGKDVFQSANTGIDNCVKAGLITGVAISVCKSNLEMAMSPQFIQALIDKGVAYLWYYIYRPVGHQPNYELALSSDEIRQLRQHMVDARMKYSIAIIDTYWDADGKGMCPAAEGLSHHINASGYVEPCPIIQFATDHVDEKSLDRLYAESGFLGDFRTQIQQKTKGCVVMEDPRWLAEFVQKHNAKNTSGRKGELERLQLATEANSHGSCEVIPEKSRIYRFAKKRAFFGLGAYG, encoded by the coding sequence ATGGGATTATTAAAAAACATACTGATCCGGAGCGACAGGAAATGCTTGTACAAGTTTGTTGTAAACATGGGCATCAAAGGTTCCATGTCGTTTGCGAGGTTTCAGAAACGGCAAAAGAAAGGTGAGTTTTTCCCGGCCTTTAATTTTATTTCGGTTACCGACGATTGCAACCTGAATTGCCAGGGCTGCTGGGTGATGGGAAAGGAGAAAAACAGCCGTCTGAAGCCCGAACAAGTTGACCGGATCATCGATGATACAAAAAAAATGGGCTCCTATTTCTTCGGAATTTTGGGTGGCGAGCCTTTGTTGTATAAACCACTTCCGCAGATATTCAAAAAACATTCGGATTGCTATTTTCAGTTGTTTACCAACGGAACACTCATTACTCCTGAAGTGGCGGAAACATTGCGCCAGTGTGCTAATGTGACTCCGCTCATCAGTTTTGAAGGTGACGAGCAAGTCGCCGACGTGCGCCGTGGTGGAAAAGATGTGTTTCAATCGGCGAATACTGGAATCGATAACTGTGTCAAAGCAGGTCTGATAACCGGAGTAGCCATCAGCGTTTGCAAGTCGAACCTCGAAATGGCCATGTCGCCTCAATTTATCCAAGCACTGATTGATAAAGGAGTTGCTTATTTGTGGTACTACATTTATCGCCCGGTTGGACATCAACCCAATTACGAACTGGCGCTTAGTTCCGATGAAATCCGCCAGCTTCGCCAGCACATGGTTGATGCCCGGATGAAATACAGCATTGCGATTATTGATACCTATTGGGATGCTGATGGAAAAGGCATGTGTCCGGCTGCTGAAGGCCTGAGCCACCACATCAATGCTTCGGGATATGTCGAGCCTTGTCCGATCATTCAATTTGCAACCGATCATGTTGACGAAAAATCGTTGGATCGCCTGTATGCCGAATCTGGATTTCTGGGCGATTTCAGGACGCAGATTCAACAAAAAACAAAAGGTTGTGTTGTGATGGAAGATCCGCGCTGGCTGGCCGAATTTGTACAAAAGCATAATGCTAAAAATACATCAGGACGAAAAGGTGAACTCGAACGATTGCAATTGGCTACTGAAGCCAACAGTCATGGTTCGTGTGAAGTAATTCCGGAGAAAAGCCGGATTTACCGCTTTGCCAAGAAACGGGCATTTTTCGGACTGGGAGCTTATGGATAA
- a CDS encoding AMP-dependent synthetase/ligase encodes MAIEVKRTFDILEFCLSKFSRKDALGGKNGNDWYVYSTAEYVEKSHQFAMGLMVLGLKKGDKVATVTTNRPEWNFADMGLAMTGIIHVPIYPTIGEDEYAYILEHAEIKLLLVGDRKLYEKLSPIVAQLPAITLIYSFEEVEGVPNFDEILQLGKDRELELAPQLEEIKKAVDPEDLATIIYTSGTTGVPKGVMLTHTNLVSNFLAHVKMHNLGIDHRVISFLPLCHVYERSVNYHFQYKGMGIYYVGNLGQIVSAIKEIKPHMFNSVPRLLERVYDGFVSKGKELSGLKKVVYFWALSLTRHFEYNKKYNLLLKIRIKLADKLIYSKWREALGGNIVYVVSGGAALQPRIARVLGMAGMFNLEGYGLTETSPVIAVNNPATREMKIGTVGAVLENVELKFAEDGEILVKGPSVMKGYYKAPELTAEVIDEEGWFHTGDIGILEDGKYLKITDRKKEMFKLSGGKYIAPQMIENKLKASFFIEQVMVIGAGEKFASALISPNFSYLHDWCSERKIHFQNNAELIQKTEVLAQFQREVVAINKTMGEHEEIKRFRLVVDEWTPQSGELSPTLKLKRNYVSAKYKAIIDEIYSVQKIQSGGRFHLPKINLNFDMNEFIKRLKL; translated from the coding sequence ATGGCAATTGAGGTAAAAAGAACCTTTGACATTCTTGAATTTTGTCTCAGTAAATTTTCCAGAAAAGATGCTTTGGGTGGGAAAAATGGCAACGACTGGTATGTATATAGTACTGCCGAATATGTTGAGAAATCACACCAGTTTGCAATGGGTTTAATGGTTTTAGGCCTGAAAAAAGGAGATAAAGTTGCTACGGTAACCACCAACCGCCCTGAATGGAACTTTGCTGATATGGGTTTGGCTATGACTGGAATTATCCATGTTCCGATTTACCCGACCATTGGCGAAGATGAATACGCTTACATTCTGGAACATGCAGAAATAAAGCTTTTGCTGGTTGGCGACCGGAAATTGTATGAAAAACTAAGTCCGATTGTGGCGCAATTGCCCGCAATTACCCTCATTTATTCATTTGAAGAGGTTGAAGGTGTCCCTAATTTTGATGAAATTTTGCAATTGGGAAAAGATCGTGAGCTGGAATTGGCGCCCCAGTTGGAAGAAATCAAGAAGGCGGTTGATCCGGAAGATCTGGCGACTATTATCTACACTTCAGGCACAACAGGGGTTCCCAAAGGTGTGATGCTGACACATACCAATCTGGTATCAAATTTCTTGGCTCACGTCAAGATGCACAATCTGGGAATTGATCACCGGGTAATTAGTTTTCTTCCACTTTGCCATGTGTACGAACGCAGCGTGAACTACCATTTTCAGTACAAGGGAATGGGGATTTATTACGTTGGAAACCTCGGGCAAATTGTTTCGGCGATCAAAGAAATCAAGCCTCATATGTTTAATTCGGTTCCACGTTTGCTCGAACGGGTTTACGATGGTTTTGTGTCGAAAGGCAAGGAATTGAGCGGACTAAAAAAGGTGGTTTATTTTTGGGCGCTAAGTCTGACTCGGCATTTTGAATACAACAAAAAATACAATTTATTACTGAAAATCAGAATTAAACTGGCCGATAAGTTAATCTATTCTAAATGGCGTGAAGCGCTCGGGGGTAATATCGTTTATGTCGTTTCGGGCGGTGCTGCTTTGCAGCCGCGTATTGCAAGGGTTTTGGGAATGGCCGGAATGTTCAATCTTGAAGGTTACGGACTAACAGAAACGTCGCCGGTGATTGCGGTCAATAACCCAGCAACCCGTGAAATGAAAATTGGAACCGTTGGAGCCGTACTGGAAAATGTGGAATTGAAATTTGCCGAAGACGGTGAAATCCTTGTGAAAGGCCCCAGCGTGATGAAAGGCTATTACAAAGCTCCTGAATTAACTGCCGAAGTGATTGATGAGGAGGGCTGGTTTCATACCGGTGATATCGGTATTCTGGAAGATGGTAAATACTTGAAGATTACCGACCGCAAAAAGGAGATGTTCAAGCTTTCGGGCGGAAAGTACATTGCGCCGCAGATGATTGAGAACAAGCTGAAAGCTTCGTTTTTTATTGAACAGGTGATGGTGATCGGTGCAGGTGAAAAGTTTGCCAGCGCCTTAATTTCTCCTAATTTCAGCTACCTGCATGATTGGTGTAGTGAGCGGAAAATACATTTTCAGAATAATGCAGAATTGATTCAGAAGACTGAGGTACTTGCGCAGTTTCAACGCGAAGTCGTTGCCATTAATAAAACAATGGGAGAACACGAGGAAATTAAACGATTTCGTTTAGTGGTTGATGAGTGGACACCACAAAGCGGCGAACTTTCGCCAACCTTGAAACTCAAACGGAACTACGTATCTGCTAAATATAAAGCGATTATCGACGAGATTTATTCGGTGCAGAAGATACAATCCGGAGGCCGCTTTCATCTGCCAAAGATTAATCTGAATTTTGATATGAACGAGTTTATCAAGAGGCTGAAGTTGTAA
- a CDS encoding polyprenyl synthetase family protein — MKIKENILSVPEEALTRNRLRKAARDLIVERGILPPASFTLISQLADEVIALTDTDTSFREFAMVVCGNEIWRPIVAATPYNRRLLLLPQCLKNNSNCNAVIDELGLICAGCQSCQIDSILQKAESLGYATLVAEGTTVAVSLVQEGTIDAVIGVSCMSVLQKSFEPVSRAAVPVIGIPLLFEGCAETDVDGRWLNDELIAFQDNEQFRSLSVSALKETVKQFFTEDTLSKAFDSIDDRTCQLAIQSMLTGGQRIRPLLTALAYSAYAATVSDELMASLSLVVECFHKASLIHDDVEDNDDFRYDTETIHKQNGIPVAINTGDFLLGEGYELLGKLPIEPTKMAACYQLVASGHVALSLGQGADLLASSQKTILPLDQQLEIFERKTGSAIRVALLLGAVAANAPECDLAILKTFSGYFGMAYQIKDDLDEFRDANEHTQTADYPLLLSILAENLEESQLTNLRLIYAENDRLQISALILEHEIDRKAEVLLQEYTDKAYRELDKIENLKMRLSLYTVLGKIF; from the coding sequence ATGAAGATTAAAGAAAACATACTGTCAGTTCCTGAAGAGGCTTTAACGAGGAATCGGTTGAGAAAAGCGGCACGCGATCTTATCGTAGAGCGGGGCATTTTGCCTCCGGCAAGCTTCACGCTGATTAGTCAGTTGGCTGATGAGGTGATTGCATTGACCGATACCGATACGAGCTTTCGTGAATTCGCTATGGTGGTTTGCGGAAACGAGATTTGGCGGCCAATAGTGGCAGCAACTCCCTATAATCGCAGGCTTTTGCTCTTGCCTCAATGCCTGAAAAATAATAGCAATTGCAATGCGGTTATCGACGAGTTGGGTTTGATTTGTGCCGGTTGCCAAAGTTGCCAGATTGATTCGATTTTGCAAAAGGCCGAATCGCTTGGTTATGCCACTCTTGTTGCAGAAGGAACGACAGTGGCTGTTAGTTTGGTTCAGGAAGGAACAATTGATGCCGTGATAGGCGTAAGTTGCATGTCGGTGCTTCAGAAGTCGTTCGAGCCTGTTTCGCGAGCTGCGGTCCCTGTAATTGGTATTCCGCTTTTGTTTGAAGGTTGCGCCGAAACCGATGTTGATGGCCGCTGGTTAAATGATGAGTTGATCGCTTTTCAGGATAACGAACAATTCCGGAGCCTGTCAGTTTCAGCTTTGAAGGAAACGGTAAAGCAATTTTTTACTGAAGATACCCTTTCGAAAGCTTTTGATTCAATCGATGATCGAACCTGTCAATTGGCCATTCAGTCGATGTTAACAGGTGGCCAGCGAATTCGTCCGCTGTTGACGGCATTGGCTTATTCGGCCTACGCTGCAACTGTTTCTGACGAATTAATGGCTTCACTTTCGCTGGTGGTTGAATGTTTCCACAAGGCATCACTCATTCACGACGATGTGGAAGACAACGACGATTTTCGTTACGACACCGAAACCATTCATAAGCAAAATGGTATCCCAGTTGCGATCAACACCGGCGATTTTTTGCTTGGAGAAGGCTACGAATTACTCGGAAAACTCCCGATTGAACCGACTAAAATGGCTGCCTGTTATCAGTTGGTGGCTTCCGGACATGTGGCCTTGTCGCTCGGACAAGGAGCCGATTTGCTGGCCAGTTCGCAAAAAACCATTCTTCCACTCGATCAGCAACTCGAAATTTTTGAACGGAAAACGGGCTCGGCTATTCGTGTGGCTTTGCTGCTTGGAGCGGTTGCTGCCAATGCTCCTGAATGCGATTTGGCTATTCTGAAAACATTTTCAGGATATTTCGGAATGGCCTATCAAATAAAAGACGATCTGGATGAATTCCGTGACGCCAACGAACATACACAAACGGCTGATTATCCTTTGTTACTTTCAATATTGGCTGAAAATTTGGAAGAATCTCAGTTGACAAACCTTCGCCTGATTTATGCTGAAAATGATCGTTTACAAATTTCAGCATTGATCCTTGAGCATGAGATTGATCGGAAAGCCGAAGTTTTACTTCAGGAATACACCGATAAAGCCTACCGCGAACTCGACAAAATTGAAAATTTGAAGATGAGATTGAGTTTGTACACCGTGCTGGGCAAAATATTTTGA
- a CDS encoding VOC family protein, protein MKPRLNIVTLGVADLPRSRQFYQDALGWKPAKGSSDQIVFFHHGGIVLALYPMHLLAEDVGIPAERSGFSGVTLAINTKTREELEETHQKAIIAGAKSLVEPRDTFWGGYDSYFADPDGHTWEIAWAPFWEFDEQGSLIMEE, encoded by the coding sequence ATGAAACCACGTTTAAACATTGTTACCCTTGGAGTTGCCGATCTTCCGCGCTCGCGGCAGTTTTATCAGGATGCATTGGGCTGGAAACCGGCAAAAGGCAGCAGTGACCAGATTGTATTTTTCCATCACGGTGGAATCGTACTTGCACTTTACCCCATGCACTTATTGGCTGAAGATGTCGGAATTCCTGCCGAACGCTCCGGATTTTCAGGAGTTACGTTGGCAATTAATACCAAAACCCGCGAAGAATTGGAAGAAACCCACCAGAAAGCGATTATCGCCGGAGCAAAATCGCTGGTAGAACCGCGCGATACGTTCTGGGGCGGATACGATTCCTATTTTGCCGATCCTGACGGACATACGTGGGAAATTGCCTGGGCGCCCTTCTGGGAATTCGACGAACAGGGAAGTTTGATTATGGAGGAATGA